tttttccgaGCTTGGAACAGGGTCCAGTGGAGCCCACCCAGGGTTGGGATGGGAGTGAGGTCACAGCAGGGTCACTGATGGGAGAAGAAACCCTCAAGCTGTCTGTCTTTGGGTGGCCACTTTCCAGCTGGCCCTGCTTCCTGCTCAGCAGAGCCCCATGCCTAAGAAGACGGGGCTGGGTCCCAGCTTCCTGCATTTAAATCCCCACTCCAGCCCTTACTTTAAGGCACTTAAATACACTGGGCCGCAGTTTGCTTGTCTGGGCCCCTGGAAGGATTCTAGTAGCACCTACCCAGTAGGGTTGTTGAGCAAATTGATCGCATTCATACGTGGAGCACTTAGAATTGTGTCAGGAATGTCATAAGTGGTTGATAAATGGGAGTGATTATCACACCCAtgattaaaattctattttgttgTTAAAGttacatttgtatgtctttctctgaGTGCTATCCACCAGCCTCCATTCCACCCGCCCAGCAAAAATAGGTGTTGCATTCTGCGACAGGCATCAGGCAAGTCACTAGGGATGGATACGGGGTTTGCGGGACCTGAGTCACCGCAGGGGCTTCCCTGCCCCTGTGGGGCTCCATCCTTTCTCAGCACAGTGCGGAGCATGTAACAGGTGGTGTCATCTCGACTCCAGTTCTCCCTGGTTCCTTGTCCCTGGTCCCGGCCCGTTCACCTTCATCTgcttcttctgcttctttctttctcaccccAGCTCAGTAGAAGATGGTCCCAGGTGTCCTGGCCAAGGCCACCCCGGAGTcccgccaggccctgccctgccccatccTGGTGAGGAAGCCTGCTGGTTTTCCGACTCAGCATGTCACCCTttccaggccctgggctcccccagcGCTCCCCGCTCCCTGGGGAAGCCGGAGGAGGGCCACTTGGCTCTGTAATCACCACACAAACAAGAACCAGATTCCTGGGGAGTGACGCGGGCGGGAGCTCAGTGGCCGAGGTAGCTGTGATTACACCAAGACTTGAAGAAACACCTCTGCTCGGGTCCTGACCTGTCTGCGAAAGGCCCAGGGGAAGGCTGCCCACACGGCCCTCTCTGCTACCCTCCCCGTCATTCTCTGAGTGACAGGGGCCTTCACACCAGGTGGCTCTGCAGACACAAGGGGGCAGCCAGTCCCAGAGTCAGAGTCATCCCCCACTCAGAACCGGGCAGCATCGCCCCATCTCTCCTCTTCCAGGATTGGTCTCACCCCCTTCCCTACTCATAGACCTGCTTCTGCCCTGGAGCCATCATCCCCACTTCCTACCCCTTCCCTCACTGATGCCAGGAGAGGCCACACACTCCAGCAGGGCCCAGAGTAAAGGCCAGACCGCAGGGTGACTCGGCTGGTCCAGGGCTTCCATCTTAATAGTGTGACTTCAGAGTTTAAGATCGGATGTCCTGGGATTTAGGCCAAGCACAGTCCATGCTAGTTCCTAAGTGGAAGGTTGGACTGGCTCAAATATCCCTGGAAGGATGCACGAGAAAATGGGGGTAGAGAACTGGGGGGCTGAGGGCCTCGAGTGGGAGGGAGCCGTTTACTCTCTGTCCTTTTGGGCTTTTGCATTTTGTACCACATGAATGTATTAAAGgttccagagagagagaatattccGTGCTTTTGTAAGTCTTCTATGTGTTAAATATAGAGAAGAGTCCTTTGCCCCTCAGGACAGAAGGGACAGCGAGGCAACTGCTGGGGAGGCCTCATCTGGGCTCGACTTCAGGCTTAGAAGGGGCTGTCAGAGGCAGGTGGCTGCTCGGGCTTGAGATTTTCCGAGTGTCTGAATGACATGGAATCTTGCACTAAAAGATGACGTGTtgctgtgacaatgaatatatatatatatatatatatatatatatatatatatatatatatatatatatgttcatgtataactgaaaaattgtgctctacactggaatttgacacaacattgtaaaatgattataactcaataaaaaatgttaaaaaaaaaaaaaaaaggatgacgCATTGCTGAGTACAGCAgtctggaagggaggagggtggaccTGTGGCCCCTCCAGGCCTAGAAGGCCACTCTCCCATCTAACGGATAGTGGAGCCCTTCCTTACCAGAGAGGTGGACAGAGGCAGGCCATGTGTGCTGATCGGTTACCTTTGCACGCTAGGCCAGCAGGGAGGGGTTGGCCAGCCAGCACCCAGGGGACCCAGCGTCCTCCCTGGTAGATGCCAGAAGCTGCCTCCAATTGCCAGGTATTGTGTATTAGTCTTAGGATACTGGTTTCTTTAAaaacgtttttttctttttttttttttttgtcttacgTTCTTGCATTTATCTCACGTGTTGAAGTTTGCATAGCGCCTTCACATATATTACCACTGGCTCCCTGTTGCCCAAAGATCAGAGCCTTAGTGGAATGTCTAGCCCTTAGATCTACCTTTCGCCTCACGTCTTGGCACTCTCTCCCACACACCCTACATTCCAGCCCGTGCTGATCGCCTGCTGCTTCTAAACAGGCCTTGCaatttctcccctctctctgctccattgTCTAGTGtaacctctttttcctcctctccctggagaaTTCTCACCCATCTTTAGATCCCTAGGTTAAATGTCATCTCTTCAGCAAGAACTTTCTGGATGAGTCTCTACTGTTTATGAGCTCTAGAGCCCTATGCTTAAACCCTCTCAAAGTtatacctgttaggatggctataccaaaaccaaaaagcaaaacaaaacaaaaaagccctaGAAAATCACAAGTGTTAGCtaaaaaatgtggagaaactggaactatGCGTTGCcaatgggaatgtaaaatcatGCAACTGCTATGAAAAATAGCATAGATGTTCTTAAAGAATTtaacagatttaccatatgatccagccattcagCTTGTGGGTATCTACCCAAAACAATTGtcagcagggactcaaacagatatttataCACCTGTATGCATAGCATCAtgactcacaatagccaaagggtAAAAGTAAACCAAgggatgagtgaataaataaaaggtcATTTATACAGACAATGATAGatcacatacaaaaaagaaagaaggtctGACAtcgctacaacatggatgaaccttaatttaaatacattaagtaaaacaagtcagtcacaaaaggacaaatactgatGTATGATTCCTTATGTGAGGTACCTAGTGTAGTCAAAACCATAAAGATGGGAAGtggagtggtggttgccaggggctgggaggaggatgggagtGGAGAGttgttatttaatgggtacagagaattcgtttgggaagatgaaaaattctggagatggatggtggtgatggctgcacagcaatgtgaacgtacttaatgcctctgaactgcacacttaaaaaagGGTTAAAGTGATACGttatgttatgtatatacatacccatcatttatatatatgtatatatatatacacacacacacacacacatatatatatactcaaaaCTTCTCAAGGCATTCAAGTCCTATCAGGGTCCTCTAGGCATTCCCTGAATCAGTACAATACTTGGCCCTAACTGGTGCTCAGTTAATGTCTGTGGATATGAAAGAGGGTGCAaaattggtggggggagggcaggtgcAGGTGTTAGGCTGGACCACATGCCAACTTCTCTCTGCCAGCACATCCGATTTTCCCCCGCACCTACTGCTCCAATGGAGGGGCACTCCAGACATCTCTCCAGTGCCTTCTTAGACCCCCTCGCCAGCATCAATGCATGAGCTTCCAGGAGTGAGAGGGATTTGCCTGCAGCATGTACTATGTGGGTCATACAAAAGGAAGAACTTCCTCTTGTGGTGTAGCGAGGCACCAGAAATTCTGAGAGCCTGAAGTTTTTAAGGTCACATACCAACTTGTCAAATGCAGGTGTGGTCTTTTGAGGAAGTTGACAGATCAGGTGATTTCTATTGGTCCTTTTCATCTCTACGATGGTATAGCTTTCATAACTGAAAGAGAAATGTGGGGAAAAGATTAGCTCCTACCTCTGGCATTTAgtgagcaaaaacaaaacaaaacgtaGGCTCTATCCCGTATACCTCACACATTTACGTTCTTCCTGAAAAGCTTAAGATCCCAAATTCATTAATGCTCCCATTACTTTATTCATTGCCTTCAACTCCGTGTCTCAGAGGAAGAGTTTTTGGAATCTGAGTAAGCTGCAGGTTGCAGGATATGTCTCCTTTTCATAAGCCATGCTCTCGGGCAGGGATGGCTTCCCCACGGTGGCCTGGCAGGTGTCAGGTGGCTGGACCACTTACAGGAGCATTTAGGAACATGGAACCTGACATGAGTGGAAACAGCATCAGCCTGAATTCTAGCTCTTCTGTTCTAATGTGATGACTTTGGCCGGTGATTTTACAATTCTAAGCCCGAGTGTTTTCAATGATCAAAATTGCAGAAGTAAGACCGAGTACAGCCTTGTTGAGAGGACTGAGGGAGATGATTGGTATGAAAGTGATTGGTAATAACAGCCTACATTTACAGAGGTCAATTCCTGTGTGTCAGTAATGGCTCAGAGTGTTGCACACATAATTAATCTAGGAAATTTTATCACCCCTTCATAATATAGAAAGAATGCAGAGGTGCAGTGATTACAGAagtggtggaggtgggtgggatttgaacccaggctttGACTCCACTATGTTCTGCTTCCTTGAAATTATGGTCTCATAATTTCAATGCTATTTAGGAAATCACttcccattacacacacacacacacacacacacacacacacacacacacactcacagctcCTCCTACCTTTCCTACCCTCCTGCTCCCATTTACACATCTTCAAtgagggacagaaaaaaaaaaattccaggggTCATCAGGTCACCAGACTGACCAAATGACCCTTGGGGTTGACACACACTCTGGTGGTGTTCCTGGATGGCAAATCCCcttgacttttttccttcccagtttcACTATCCAGACCGCAAGCTCATCTGAATTGCAACTGACATGCCAGATCTAGGCTAGACTGGAGGGGCAAAGCTTTTAATACTGGGACGACAGCCTTGGGCTGCCTTGAATGGTGGAATGTTTACCTCCTTTCCCTCTATTTCCCATACCAAGGCACAGAACTAATAATTAGGCTTCCTGTAGTCTTAGTTAGCCCCATTTGTAGTCCCTTTGGATGATGCTGTCTGTTGATGCATAGAGGCTAAGTTTCTGTTCCCCTTTGGgtacttccttcttcctcttccaatTCCCATGCTTCCCCTCTGCTCCAGCTGCTCCCTGCTGGGGCATTGAACTCTCAAAGGATGGTGTGCAGACAAGGACATTGGGGTGAGAGGGCAaagcatttcttcctctctgagaTGTCCTTACATTGTAAAATTTGGGTAAAATTTCTTCCTGTGGACTATCCCTTGGCACTTGCAGAAATTTTTGTGACTAATGATTCTTATATGTGTCATTTTTGTGTTGGAGAATTTCTCAATTTCTCAAAGAAATACTAGCCTATGACATGAAGGTTGCATCTCTCCATGGCTTCAAGTCATTTTCCTTTCCAAGAGTGAGTTTTCAGTGAACAGAACTCTTCTTGTGAACTATGCTCCCTTCTGCAGTACTTTGTGTGCACTTATGGGCTTAGCAATAGTCCCAGAAGCCACTTTATCAGTCTATGGTTAACCGTATCTCATTAAGAGCGTGTTATCTGCAAATGTGCAAGAAATTCACGTCCATAGATTTTTTCACCCTGTCATTCATTCATAACGTCACATCatagtaaaataagaaaattttaccTTCTGATTGTGTGAAGGCAGGGTGGGGGAAGCCTGGAGAAGAGAGATTGTCATAGATTGCTGATTAGTTCTCTGACATTACCCAGGCATGCAAATTAACACAGAACCATATACTCTGTAAGAGATTAGGCCAAGATGGAAGGATATTGGGGTATGGGAGATTTTAGCTTATCTCAAATGGAAAGGGTAGCCCAGACCCCTTTAGGCCATTCCTGCCTGGAAATGGCAGATAACATGTTCCTAACATCAAGAAGgatatgtgggtgtgtgtctgctTAGGATTTAGAGTCGGGGCCATGAAAATGGACTTTGggtcagaaagacctgggttctGTGCTTTGCTAGCTGTGTAACCCTTGggaagttatttaatttctctaagactcagttttctcatttataaaataggtaaatgagGATAACAGTACATACCTCATAGAGTGACGTAATAGTTAGGATGGGGTTTGGCTATGAGTAATAGAAAACTTAGAACAGCAGTTACTGTAATAGGAAGGACATTTCTTTCTGTTTCGTATAAAAGTCTGGGTAAGTTGTTTACAGCTGATTTGATGAATCCATGATCCATTGATGGAAGGACACAGGCTCCTTCTATCCTTTTGCTCTGTCATTGTCACTTCATGAGACAAgatggctgctccagctccagccattacatttttattccaaccaccagaaaggagaagaaaagagagagaagaggagaggatcTACCTCTTCCCTTAACAGCTTCATTTACAAGTCATGAACACAACCAGCTGTAACCAGGGCtgagaaatgtagtttttattccAGGTAGTCATGTGAACATTGGAGATTCTTTACTATCAAAGAAGGGGAAGTGGATATTGGCCAAAACAACTAGCAAACTCTATCACAGATCCATATGAGATTTAAAAGAGACAATGAAGGGCTGAGCACAGTGTtgggcacagagtaagcactcagtaattATCTTCATCTTTGTCATTATCATCATGAGGTGGTGGGGGAATACTCTGAAACtatgaaaagatgttttcttattttaatccCATCTTGCTAATAATGTCACCCTGACCCATCTCCCTTTTAAGACAAGAGCTTCACCTTTTATGAAAGTCAGATACCTATACCTTTAATGTGtccttatgaaataaaattacacaaaagGAAAGCAAGGGAATGATGAATGTATGACTCAGGATAATGGTTATCTTgtttctgagaaaacagaagtgggGCAGGGACGGATGGAGGAACCACCTAGTTAGGGGTCTGCTATTGTCAGagtcctaatttttattttgggtagTGGATTTGCAGGTGCCTActgcattattaaaaataactaatagcTAACTAAGTAAAGGCAGAGATACATGGTCCAATGATTCAATGACGAGGGAATGTCATGAATCAAGGATTATAATGAATCCAATTCTATATACCTGAGGTTTTTAAATTGTCTTTGTGTTTAGAGTGTTGCATGGCATATGTGTTTGCATGTCAACAGTAGACAAAAATAGTACTTTCTATCTGCATAGACTTTTAACTTTTGAAGTGCTTCTACACACCCATAAAAACTGTTTAATAGTTCATTATAGATGGTTGAGAGACGGTGTTATACAACTAGGACTTTGGACTTCAGTgtcccaagggaaaaaaaaattttttttattgaggtatagttgatttacaatgttgtgtcagattcagCTGTGCagtagagtgattcagttatacatatgtacgtatatatgtctatatctattctttttcagattcttttccatgattaggttattacagaaaaaatattttattttatccttacAATAGCTCTACATAGTTCTACACGAGAGGCAGGATAGAggttattattcttattttacagatgagaaagaggGAACTGAAGCATGGACTTTCATGAGGTTACATAGCTGGTTAGTACTGGAATGGAACTTAAGATTCTGGACCTCTTGCCTTGTGGTTCTTCCTTTAGCCCATCTCACACCCCAGTTATTATTCATCCatgagactttttattttttaacattttaaatcaactgtacttcagttaagcaaagaaacaaataaacaacccatttaaaatatgggcagaagaattgaacagacatttttttccgGAAGAAATGCAGTTggccaacagggacatgaaaagttgctcagcatcactaatatcagggaaatgcaatcaaaatcacaaagagatattatctcacacctgtcagaatggccagcatcaaaaagaacacaaataacaaatgttggtaaggatgtggagaaaagggaacccttgtatactgttggtgggaatgtaaattggtgcagccactatggaaacaatatggtggtttctcaaaaacctaaaaatagagccACTGTAtggccagcaattccactcctgggcatatatctgagaaaaacagaaacattaattcaaaaagatacacacaccccactattaacagcaacattatttataactgccaagatatgAATGCAttctaagtgcacatcaatagatgaatggatacagatgtagcatatatatatgtaatggaatgcaactcacccataaaagagaaggatattttgccatttgtggcccttggttcacttttttttttcccttcaaaaaccAGTATTTTATAAGTGGCATAAACTTTTCCATTGCACCAAAACccacaaaatacctagaaataaacttaactaaggaggttacttatattctgaaaactgtaaagcattgatgaaagaaactaaagatggtacaaagaaatggaaagataccttgtgctcttggattgtaagaatcaacattatcaaaatggttctattacccaaagcaatccacagatccggTGAACATCCGTGAGACATTGATTCTGTGTCTGTTACATGCCAGGCATGCTGTGCTTCTGTGTTTGTGTTGTATATGTGCGTGTTTTCTGAGTGCAGTTTATGTAACCTCTGTGCACCGTGCACATGCCCTTAGAGTCCTCCTGTGCCCCCTAGGCCTAACCGGTCCCTGTAATTCCAGGAGGAAGCCCCAGCTGCGGTGTCAGTTGTCTGGTTGTTCCTAGGTCCCTGGGCTGCAGCATCTCCCCAGAGCCCCAGATGGATAGGAAGGCAGCTTTGATATCAGGGACAGATCCTCAGGCAGTGGGCACAGCGCAGAGGAGCAAGCCAGCAACGCCTCAATAATGACAATATAGACTATTTCAAGATCATTTATTGTTTATGTGGTGTTCTCATAAacaaatctcatttaattctcactcaGCCCTGAAattcaactttattatttttcttatttttttttttttttgatacagaGAGGATAAATGGCTGGTAACTCAACTTGAGGAGAGGGTTGAATTCAGGTCATTTGTctctaaattctgttttctttccactatGCCTTGCTTTCTTTGATGGGGCAAAAAGAGCTTATCCTCTTTCTAGCCTTGTGGAGAGAAGCAGGTGAAAGCTCAGCGCCAAGCAGGAGGAAGCCCCCGGGGACCCTCTGCAGAGGGAAAAAGGTCAGCTCCCAGCCCTgcgcagccccagcccagggaccTCCTACCAAGCTGAGACGGAGCAGCTGATGCTTCCACTTCCCCATCTTTGCATCCTTCTCTCAGTCCTTGAGCATCTCCCGAGTGTGCCTCGGGGAGGTGATAGCAGGACGGAAGAAGGGTGAGCTGTCTCTGTGGTCGTCTTTTTACCTTTAAGGAGTCAGAGGAATGGGGAACTGTCTAACCGTATCCACACTCTAGCACAAGAGGAAGCTCCGGctactgcagacagaggaccacTCTCTTGATGCTGTCTGCTTCTACCTGTCTGTCTTCCCGGCAGATGAACACCATCTACCACTGCAGGGCCGAGCACGGCCCAAAACCAAGGTGTACACTAAATTAACTGCTCAGGAAGAGCAAGTATTTGTGTTGGGGGAACCGTTTTTCTGCTTGGCCTATGGAGTTGAGCTCTGGAGTTGGTCCCAGGAAGGGACTGCGCTAGGAAAGTAACTTCTATCTTTCAGGTTACCCCTCACTCCTTCCTTGCCTGGGCTTGGTCCCCAAGGGCACCTCTCCTTAGGATgtttcctcctctgcttctctctgagcTGGGTCTCCCCAGACAAGGGGGCTCTAGAGTGTTGGGGGAACATATCAGGGGCCATGTGTGGCCATAGGTCAAGTCACATTCTCTAATTCGGCTTTATCAGTAATTAAGCTGAGGATTTGTCTTTGCCAGTCTGGttcctttgtcttatttctcaAATGTTCTACTAgtcagagtggggaggaggatggcAGGGATGTATTTGATGATCATACCCAAACCCCATCAGAATGTGTATGGAGATCCTCTGGCAGCTGATATTGAGGGCCTCCCCTCATCTGGGCTATGCTTAGGTCCAGCTAGATCCTTGGTATCTTCCTCAAAGTCATGGGGCTAACCTGGATTAGAACTTGGGTTATTCAAAACTACCCATTTCTTATGGCTGTAGGTTCAGGGGCTAACTCTTCCACGTTGGAAATCAGGGTCTATTCCCCAGACCTTCTCTTTTGGTACCTTGTCTCAGGGAATTCTCTCCACACCCTATGTAAAGGTAGTGCTATTCTTCCCACTGGGAGAGGTGCACCAGCTTGCTCAGGCTCACACAGCCAGGAGAGGGAAAA
Above is a window of Camelus ferus isolate YT-003-E chromosome 23, BCGSAC_Cfer_1.0, whole genome shotgun sequence DNA encoding:
- the LOC116659413 gene encoding uncharacterized protein LOC116659413, producing the protein MINGAMETADTALEPAGLPSGASQALKAAAAGSVIRRRRMTSMSQMRPRSEQELQRPFIPGTGLPPPCLHTIRSYESYTIVEMKRTNRNHLICQLPQKTTPAFDKLVCDLKNFRLSEFLVPRYTTRGSSSFCMTHIVHAAGKSLSLLEAHALMLARGSKKALERCLECPSIGAVGAGENRMCWQREVGMWSSLTPAPALPPPILHPLSYPQTLTEHQLGPSIVLIQGMPRGP